One part of the Clostridium thermosuccinogenes genome encodes these proteins:
- a CDS encoding transposase, which translates to MENPDKRTVGYRNRTNVTRKSTDVMIDMLKQALTYADSARYVLFDSWFCFPGILLKIKGLGLHTIAMMKSMKTVKYNYQGKTS; encoded by the coding sequence ATGGAAAACCCGGACAAAAGGACCGTCGGCTATAGGAATAGGACCAACGTTACCCGAAAATCCACAGATGTAATGATTGACATGTTAAAACAGGCTCTCACCTATGCGGATTCAGCCAGGTACGTCCTTTTTGACAGTTGGTTTTGCTTTCCCGGAATTCTTCTCAAGATTAAGGGATTAGGCTTACATACCATTGCCATGATGAAGTCTATGAAAACTGTAAAATACAACTACCAGGGCAAGACGTCTTAA
- a CDS encoding tyrosine-type recombinase/integrase — MQLIINLLKSVLAEILSLIKQQIDELLNTLLFPCLLISRKSWQIYSGKLELYINCTDSGLTRFGARYRLGCLRKKATQAAPPLAKKNITSHAFQHTAALRMLQSGVDISAIAIWFGHESILTTHKYMEANMGMKSKTFKKISEPG, encoded by the coding sequence TTGCAGCTTATCATAAACTTGCTCAAATCTGTTCTGGCAGAGATATTATCACTTATCAAACAACAGATCGATGAGCTTTTGAACACTTTATTGTTTCCTTGCCTACTTATTTCAAGGAAAAGCTGGCAAATTTACAGTGGGAAACTTGAGTTATATATAAATTGTACAGATAGCGGACTAACACGATTTGGTGCACGTTATCGCTTAGGTTGCCTGCGAAAGAAAGCCACTCAAGCAGCTCCACCACTCGCTAAAAAGAACATAACTTCTCATGCATTCCAGCATACAGCCGCACTCAGGATGCTACAGTCTGGCGTTGACATCTCGGCAATAGCCATTTGGTTTGGTCACGAGAGTATTCTTACAACACATAAATATATGGAAGCAAATATGGGAATGAAGAGTAAAACATTTAAAAAAATAAGTGAGCCAGGTTAA